One genomic region from Lineus longissimus chromosome 6, tnLinLong1.2, whole genome shotgun sequence encodes:
- the LOC135489019 gene encoding histone H4, translated as MSGRGKGGKGLGKGGAKRHRKVLRDNIQGITKPAIRRLARRGGVKRISGLIYEETRGVLKVFLENVIRDAVTYTEHAKRKTVTAMDVVYALKRQGRTLYGFGG; from the coding sequence ATGTCTGGACGTGGTAAAGGAGGAAAGGGACTTGGAAAGGGAGGCGCCAAACGTCACAGGAAGGTACTTCGTGACAACATCCAGGGTATCACCAAACCAGCTATCCGTCGTCTTGCTCGCCGAGGTGGTGTCAAGCGTATCTCCGGCCTGATCTACGAGGAAACCCGAGGAGTTCTCAAAGTATTCCTCGAGAATGTcatccgagatgcggttacctACACCGAGCATGCCAAGAGGAAGACCGTCACAGCCATGGATGTCGTCTATGCTTTGAAACGCCAGGGACGTACCCTCTACGGATTCGGTGGTTAA
- the LOC135489141 gene encoding histone H2B: MAPKVSSKGSKKTASKAKAQRSGDKKRRRRRKESYSIYIYKVLKQVHPDTGISSKAMSIMNSFVNDIFERIAAEASRLTHYNKKSTITSREIQTAVRLLLPGELAKHAVSEGTKAVTKYTSSK; this comes from the coding sequence ATGGCACCAAAAGTATCGAGCAAGGGAAGCAAGAAGACGGCCTCTAAGGCCAAGGCCCAGCGATCTGGGGACAAGAagcgaaggaggaggaggaaagaGAGCTACAGCATCTACATCTACAAAGTGCTAAAGCAAGTTCACCCCGACACCGGTATCTCGAGCAAGGCGATGTCGATCATGAACAGTTTCGTGAATGATATCTTTGAGAGAATTGCAGCCGAGGCATCCCGCCTGACTCACTACAACAAGAAGTCGACCATCACGAGTCGGGAAATCCAGACAGCTGTCCGTCTTCTGTTGCCAGGAGAGCTCGCTAAGCACGCTGTCAGCGAGGGTACCAAGGCCGTCACCAAGTACACCAGCTCCAAGTAA
- the LOC135489015 gene encoding histone H2A: MSGRGKGGKTKGKAKSRSSRAGLQFPVGRIHRLLRKGNYAERIGAGAPVYLAAVMEYLAAEVLELAGNAARDNKKSRIIPRHLQLAIRNDEELNKLLSGVTIAQGGVLPNIQAVLLPKKSGSAKK; encoded by the coding sequence ATGTCTGGACGAGGAAAGGGAGGAAAGACAAAAGGAAAGGCAAAGAGCAGGAGTTCAAGGGCCGGACTTCAGTTCCCAGTTGGTCGTATCCACCGTCTGTTGAGGAAGGGAAACTATGCCGAGCGTATCGGAGCTGGAGCGCCAGTATATCTTGCAGCCGTCATGGAATATTTGGCAGCCGAGGTCCTCGAGTTGGCAGGCAATGCAGCCCGTGACAATAAGAAATCCAGGATCATCCCTAGACATCTCCAACTCGCCATCCGTAATGACGAAGAGTTGAACAAGCTTCTCTCCGGTGTCACCATCGCCCAAGGTGGTGTGTTGCCAAACATCCAGGCTGTCCTTCTCCCCAAGAAGTCTGGAAGCGCCAAGAAGTAA
- the LOC135489011 gene encoding histone H3 yields the protein MARTKQTARKSTGGKAPRKQLATKAARKSAPATGGVKKPHRYRPGTVALREIRRYQKSTELLIRKLPFQRLVREIAQDFKTDLRFQSSAVMALQEASEAYLVGLFEDTNLCAIHAKRVTIMPKDIQLARRIRGERA from the coding sequence ATGGCAAGAACCAAGCAGACCGCTCGTAAGTCAACCGGAGGAAAAGCCCCGAGGAAACAATTGGCCACCAAGGCAGCCAGGAAGAGTGCCCCAGCTACTGGTGGAGTCAAGAAGCCCCATCGTTACAGGCCAGGAACCGTCGCTCTCCGAGAGATCCGTCGTTACCAGAAGAGCACCGAACTTCTCATCAGGAAATTGCCCTTCCAGCGTCTTGTCCGTGAGATTGCCCAGGACTTCAAGACCGACCTGCGATTCCAGAGCTCGGCAGTCATGGCCCTCCAGGAGGCTAGCGAGGCCTACCTCGTCGGACTTTTCGAGGACACCAATCTCTGCGCCATCCACGCCAAACGtgtgacaatcatgcccaaGGACATCCAGCTGGCTCGTCGTATCCGTGGAGAGAGAGCTTAA
- the LOC135489489 gene encoding histone H2B-like, which yields MAPKVSSKGSKKTASKAKAQRSGDKKRRRRRKESYSIYIYKVLKQVHPDTGISSKAMSIMNSFVNDIFERIAAEASRLTHYNKKSTITSREIQTAVRLLLPGELAKHAVSEGTKAVTKYTSLQVSLPKPSVLQTNPTVLLRTPKYLKRDQSFTL from the coding sequence ATGGCACCAAAAGTATCGAGCAAGGGAAGCAAGAAGACGGCCTCTAAGGCCAAGGCCCAGCGATCTGGGGACAAGAagcgaaggaggaggaggaaagaGAGCTACAGCATCTACATCTACAAAGTGCTAAAGCAAGTTCACCCCGACACCGGTATCTCGAGCAAGGCGATGTCGATCATGAACAGTTTCGTGAATGATATCTTTGAGAGAATTGCAGCCGAGGCATCCCGCCTGACTCACTACAACAAGAAGTCGACCATCACGAGTCGGGAAATCCAGACAGCTGTCCGTCTTCTGTTGCCAGGAGAGCTCGCTAAGCACGCTGTCAGCGAGGGTACCAAGGCCGTCACCAAGTACACCAGCCTCCAAGTAAGCTTGCCAAAACCCAGTGTTTTGCAAACCAACCCAACCGTCCTTCTCAGGAcgccaaaatatttaaaaagagatcAATCGTTTACACTTTGA